A section of the Engraulis encrasicolus isolate BLACKSEA-1 chromosome 8, IST_EnEncr_1.0, whole genome shotgun sequence genome encodes:
- the LOC134453959 gene encoding uncharacterized protein C14orf132: protein MALKGTAYVPSSSGTTQLGRSHMLPFSPQHFPAVSGAFMDSRYNDGGGDATSLQTSSSNLNVALSRAGEAEDDGKVSSDVIWLWIAVIATIGNIVVVAVVCACAF, encoded by the exons ATGGCTCTCAAGGGAACTGCCTATGTGCCTTCCTCCTCAGGCACAACACAGCTGGGTCGGTCACATATG ctccccttctctccacagCACTTTCCAGCTGTGAGCGGGGCCTTCATGGATTCCCGGTATAACGACGGTGGCGGCGACGCGACGTCCCTGCAGACGTCCTCGTCCAATCTGAACGTGGCGCTGAGCCGCGCCGGTGAGGCGGAGGATGACGGGAAGGTCTCCAGCGACGTCATCTGGCTGTGGATCGCCGTCATAGCAACCATCGGCAACATCGTGGTGGTGGCCGTGGTCTGCGCCTGTGCCTTTTAG